A window of Fusarium musae strain F31 chromosome 1, whole genome shotgun sequence genomic DNA:
GCTAAAGccaacaacacaacacatCTACCACAACGCAACATggatgtactccgtagactGGATCGGATAACCGTGGAGTTGTCAAGAGGGTATTCATTAGTTATCGAACATCCTTGAGCACACCAAAGTGCCAGTGACACCCTTGTCGGTGCCGAGTTGACCAGGCTGTCATTGTCTTGGCTTGAGCAAAAAGATAGAATGAATAGCTGCATAGCATACAAGGTGATTGACTTCCTCACGATACATACACCAGCGGATACCATAAGCTACTGGGCATTTTCATACATAAGCACCAAAGTATGACCTCGTAATAGGCAAGGCATCTACATAATTTCCTGCAACCATCGTCATTCTCTCGGCTGCTATTCAGCTATTCCCCCCTACTGCACATCACATCCGTCCATCCACTACTGTATttatcaccaccaccaccaccaccaccaccacatgCACGCACCCACTCACTACAACTCCCACTCACACTGATCCATCATATTCCGTCTGCTTTGCCTGCCCCCATGctcattctcttctccataGCCGTTGTCTGCCCCATAACAACATGGGACCCCCCCCCCATCCGCTCCCCCATGTTTAGTGGAAGAGAACCCTGGGCTAATGGCGCAAAACGCAATCACTACTAGGGCCTTGCCGAGGGACGAAGGTGCAAAGTTCATCAATTGTTTGCTTGCTGCAGAACAGAACCCTAAAAAAATGCGTGAAATGCAACCATGTCAGACCACGCCCATAATACCCTGCTCAGTCAGTGTCCAGGGGTCGTAAGATAGACTGCGATTCGTCTGACGGGCCGATGCACCGTgctcagaagcagaagctcaaggttggAGAAATTGACTAATAattgtactgtactgtaaaCAGACAATCCAATGCAAATGGGTTAAGTTAGCCATACGCGCAGTACAAGAATGGGACATTCGCTGCTGGGTGCATAGTTTATCTAAATCTCCCTCTCTCACTTTCCTCAGAGGCTGGACCTTGGCTGGCgagaaagaaggacaagcGTCCTACCGTACTATACTGGATGTCTAAACTAAAGACTCGAGAATCACACATCATGATGCCCAGCTTTAAACGGCTTCACGGCCGCGCCTTGGTTGCTACGGCTCCGGTTTACTGCTCCGGACCAGCTGCTTCGTCGACCATCAAGATGACCCCTTCATCGGCTTCGTGGACAACTTACCTGTGGCGAATCATCCTGAGTGTGTTGGCCCCTTCATCGGCGCTGCTCCAGTTTGGTTCATGGGCGGCTTCAGTCTTGGGCCCTCCTGTTCATGAGCTGTatcttcaacctcacttCTCCGCACTGCAAAAGGCGCCAATACAGACAGGCATTCCCTTTGAAGTCTCAACTACCCCTGAGTTCAACTGCTTCAGTCCGAATCTTCCAAATATCACCATCTATGCGACAGGGGGCACTATCGCTGGATCTGCTAGTTCGGCTGACCAAACGACGGGGTATCAATCAGCTGCGCTGAGTGTCCAATCTCTCATTGATGCGGTGCCACAGCTGTGCAATATTGCCAACGTGAGAGGTGTTCAATTCGCCAACACAGACAGTATAGACATGAGTTCAGACATGCTACAAGCGTTGGCGAAGGAAATCCAGGCCGATCTCAACAGTCCATCTACACAAGGTGCTGTTGTGACGCACGGAACCGACACTCTGGATGAGTCGGCTTTCTTCCTTGATCTCACGATCCAGAGCGACAAACCCGTGGTTGTAACGGGTTCTATGCGTCCTGCAACAGCCATAAGCGCTGATGGGCCCATGAATTTGCTGTCTTCTGTGACTTTGGCTGCCAGTGAGAACGCCAGAGGCAGGGGAGTCATGATTGCCATCAACGACCGCATCGGATCTGCTCGCTTCACGACAAAGGTGAACGCCAACCATCTCGATGCTTTTCAAGCTCCTGATAGCGGCCTGTTGGGAACATTTGTCAATATCCAGCCCGTCTTCTTTTATCCGCCATCACGGCCCCTGGGTCACCACCATTTCAAATTACCGTCCCGACCTCCGTCATCAGCTTTGCCTCAAGTGGACATCCTCTACGCTTACCAGGAGCTCAGTGTTGGCATGTTCAAGGCGGCTGTTGATCTCGGCGCACGAGGCATCGTCCTCGCAGGCCTTGGTGCTGGATTCTGGACTTCCAAGGGCACTGAAGAGATCCGACGCATAGTACGTGAAACCAACATCCCCGTGATAGTGAGCCGTCGACCAGAAGGCGGTTTCGTGGGACCCTGTCAGGCAGGAATTGGAGCTGGTTTCCTTAACCCCCAAAAGGCGAGGATCCAGCTCCAACTCGCGCTTGAGGCTAAGATGGACAACGACGCCATCCGAGCTCTTTTTGAGCACGCGGGAGTGCACTAAAGGGGcaaaagataaaaaggtTCAGACCACAACAGCATGATGATACACATTACCAACAGGACCGGTACCTTTTTAGAGGAACTTCCAAAAAGATCACGATCAAATAGGGAAACTCGATACAATTCGGAGGCTTACGCATGCATCAGAAAACGGTTTGGATCTTCAGGGCGCATTTTGTCTTTTTAGCGAATGTCAAAAATTGGGGGTGGCTATCTGCTTTTTTGTCttgtttttttgtttttgcaAAGATCATTTTTCGTTGTTCAATCTAGCAGGCATCTTGAATCGGTGTGGCAAAATGGCTGATACAGCCAAACAATCATGGAGGGAGGCTATCTGTTTTTCGTTGTTCTGCATTTTTGTGCTTATAAAAGTTGATGCAGAGGAGTTGATAAAGCTGGTCTAGCAATCTGTTTTGCAGGTGCTTGACATGCAGGagtataataaagttaattgtATTCAACATATATACTCAAACGAAAGCTTCACGTGGTTCTCAAAGCAACTTATGAGCAAATATCGAAAGCCAAGATACTCAAGTTGTGGATTTGTCGATAATCCTTGCTCATCAACACGCTCGTGGTGTACCATGGGTAGCTGCACAAGTGACAGCGgaagaagcaaaaaagaaaaaaaaaaaaaaaaagacacaGCCGAAACTGCACGAAAGCAGGCAATAGCGGTCCAACAAGGGGGTCTGGAGAGAGAGCCAGGGCTCGCTGCAACTGAAGATCCTTGATATGTGGTTGACAGGGGAGTTGGCCATGGAGGGTCGTTAAAAGCCCGAGTTGATGCCTCGGGGTTCAGGAAAGATCCGGAAGTATATCCATACCTACTCATTTCGCGAGATTGCATCATATAATTGTGATAAGTGAATGCCAAATGAAGAATTGGGGTTTGGTGATTCCCATGATGTACTGTATGGATTTTCCAGGACCGCGAAATGGTGGTCAAGATAAATAGCAATTTCTCAACCCGTCAAAAGAGTATGTGTAATTGAGTTTAGACAACACAAATTAATCATACAATGAAGATCCAGTGAATGATAAGAATGATAGAAAGAGAATTCTAAGTTGGTTGGCggcagatgatgagattgatacTGGCGCTGATGTTCGTCTCAGTACGTATGTATCCCGCAGGTAGTTTTACGATCCACTATGACGGGTGAGTCTGAGAGACAACCTGGATATGTGGCTAACTGTAAATCGGAGAAGGAGATTCCAGTTCCAATTGTCTCATCAAACTCTCTAAAGCTTCCAATCAATTTGTGCAGTAAGAATTTTCTTTAGAGGTGCAGTTGCAAAAGTTTATCATATTAAAATCGTCCTGAACTCTATTAATGGCTTCCCCCAGATTGAGACATAGTCATAGTCTAGTCTAGAGGAGAAGCCCAGAAGCCTCCCGTTCGGCCTCAACGCTCCACGCGTACTCCCCATATTTTATCCCTTTACTTGTAAAGCTTGTCTGTCATAACATATACACCTCGAAATAGCCTCCTCGAATCATGATAAACTAAATTCATATCTAAACTTATATTCGTTTATTTCCGTTACAACGCGTCAGCCACCTCGTATAAGCTTATCCTTATTATCTAGCcgactactccgtaccatCAGACAAAACAACCCTGACACAGCACGCCACCACCGAATCAAGGCAGGCCAAAATTCCTACTCTAGATCGAGATCAACCACCTTTTCATCCCTTCCATTCTCACTCATGATTTGATTTGGTTAGCCGTCCTTCTCTCCCCCGGGCAGAGACCGTTACCTCATGGTTGAACAGCTGGGGTCAGGGCAGGAaatacagcagcagcaacaacagtcACTCGTTTGAAGTTAATCGCCCCGTCACGCCAATCGACCCATTGCGACGTCAGCGAACGTCCCGCATGTCGACCAAGATAACCTCAATACACTCGTTTTACACCCTCGCCAAGCCATCATGTTCCAAGATCGATCTGAGGCCGAGGCGCCATTAGGCCCCGAATCACCGAAAGCCAGTTCAAAGGTCAATGTTCGCCGTCGCAACAGTGGTGCCGGCCGCTCCGCGCCATTGGTCAATCGCATAAAGGATGTTGCTGCAGATGTATACCAGAAGACCGTTATTGAGCTTATTCTGCGTCGCAAGAATGTTACTGTGTCGACTGAAGGGCGACGTATACCTCTCGAACTCGAACACGAAACCCCTTTGATCGATCCTCGCCGTGGTTTTCCATATGTCTCGAACAGCATACGAACGTCAAGATATACAGTATGGGACTTTATACCCAAGCAACTTTTCTTTCAGTTCTCTCGCGTTGGaaacttttatttcctttgcGTTGGTATACCGCAGATGGTATGTATGAGCAGAACATTGAAGTCGGATTTGCTGCTAACAGCTACACCAGATTCCAGGCCTTTCGACGACCGGATCCTACACTACTATTCTACCGCTTTTATTCTTTGTGATGTTGACAATTGTTAAAGAAGGCTACGACGACTACCGAAGGTATCGCCTGGATAAAATTGAGAACGCTGGCTTCGCGACTGTGCTTGGACGAGAAGACAAATACACGGGAAAGCTACGACCAGTTAATAAATGGACAAAGCTTAACCCGTTTTTGACACACTCGACCGCCGAGCCGCATCCCGTACCGGAGGAGGAATTCAATGGATTGCATTGGGTCCCTGTGAGATGGAGCGAGATTAAAGTCGGAGATATCATCAGGCTTTGCCGAGACGAGCCTATTCCCGCAGACCTTGTCTTGCTACACAGCGACGGGGAGAATAAGCTGGCTTACATCGAAACAATGGCTCTCGATGGAGAGACCAACCTCAAGAGCAAGCAGGTCACGCCCGCTTTGGAAGGCTGCGACACGATCGAGGGGATTTCCAAGTGCAAGGCGGATTTCGTCGTTGAGAGCCCAAATCCTGACCTCTACAACTTTGATGGTCGCGTGACAGTCAGCGAAAAGACTGTGCCCTTGACTTCAAATGAGGTTATTTATCGCGGAAGTGTTGTTCGCAACACCAATACAGCAATTGGGCTAGTAATCAACACTGGCGAGGACTGCAAGATTCGCATGAACGCCAACAAGCACCCAAAAGCCAAAAAGCCAGCCCTCGAGCGAGTTGTGAACAAAATCGTCGTTACCCTTGCAACTTATGTTGTGGTCTTATCTGTTGGCGTATCTATGGGCTATGTCAAATGGCAAAAGAGCACAGAAAGGCACTCCTGGTACCTGGAACAGGCAAAGGTGCCTTTCTACCAGATCATCATTGCCTTCATTATTATGTTCAACAACGTTGTACCCCTGTCGCTTTATATCAGCCTCGAAATCGTCAAAATCGGCCAGTT
This region includes:
- a CDS encoding hypothetical protein (EggNog:ENOG41) produces the protein MMPSFKRLHGRALVATAPVYCSGPAASSTIKMTPSSASWTTYLWRIILSVLAPSSALLQFGSWAASVLGPPVHELYLQPHFSALQKAPIQTGIPFEVSTTPEFNCFSPNLPNITIYATGGTIAGSASSADQTTGYQSAALSVQSLIDAVPQLCNIANVRGVQFANTDSIDMSSDMLQALAKEIQADLNSPSTQGAVVTHGTDTLDESAFFLDLTIQSDKPVVVTGSMRPATAISADGPMNLLSSVTLAASENARGRGVMIAINDRIGSARFTTKVNANHLDAFQAPDSGLLGTFVNIQPVFFYPPSRPLGHHHFKLPSRPPSSALPQVDILYAYQELSVGMFKAAVDLGARGIVLAGLGAGFWTSKGTEEIRRIVRETNIPVIVSRRPEGGFVGPCQAGIGAGFLNPQKARIQLQLALEAKMDNDAIRALFEHAGVH